One Candidatus Aquicultor sp. genomic window carries:
- a CDS encoding MerR family transcriptional regulator: MYSIGEFSRISGLSIKALRLYHERELLVPHKVDEASGYRYYDGANIERARIIQHLKGMEFSLTDIVEILEGASDDADAIKFLKDKRAEIVSKISNQKKIVADLDMIISKEEEAIMALNDAGFEIEERMLDTLLVAGIRFKGKYSDCGEMFGKLGKAVGRYINGKPINLYYDSEFKEDGADIETCFPVRKGANSDGITVHELPGGPSVTLMHKGPYETLNRSYERIMAYIKEKGYEVTLPSREVYIKGPGMIFKGKPENYLTEIQMLIER, from the coding sequence ATGTACAGCATCGGTGAGTTCTCAAGAATCTCAGGTCTCTCCATAAAAGCGCTACGCCTCTATCATGAACGGGAGCTTCTCGTCCCGCATAAGGTGGATGAGGCCTCAGGATATCGCTATTATGACGGCGCAAATATTGAGAGAGCGAGGATTATCCAACACCTGAAGGGTATGGAATTTAGCCTCACGGATATTGTCGAGATCCTTGAGGGCGCATCCGATGATGCTGATGCCATTAAGTTCTTGAAGGACAAGCGGGCTGAAATCGTGTCGAAGATTAGCAACCAGAAGAAAATTGTAGCCGATCTCGACATGATTATCAGCAAAGAAGAGGAGGCTATTATGGCTTTAAACGACGCGGGCTTTGAGATTGAAGAACGGATGCTCGATACGCTGCTGGTTGCAGGTATACGGTTTAAGGGCAAGTACAGCGACTGCGGTGAGATGTTTGGCAAACTGGGGAAAGCGGTAGGCCGTTATATAAATGGCAAACCGATTAATCTCTATTACGATTCTGAGTTTAAGGAAGACGGTGCCGATATTGAAACGTGCTTCCCGGTTAGAAAAGGGGCGAATAGCGACGGTATTACCGTGCACGAGTTGCCGGGAGGCCCGAGCGTCACTCTCATGCACAAGGGGCCCTACGAAACCCTTAATCGCAGCTACGAAAGAATCATGGCCTATATCAAAGAAAAAGGCTATGAAGTAACGTTGCCGTCAAGAGAAGTGTATATAAAAGGACCGGGGATGATCTTTAAAGGCAAACCCGAGAACTATTTAACCGAGATACAGATGCTGATCGAGCGCTAA
- a CDS encoding cache domain-containing protein, whose amino-acid sequence MVNASYQKNVQLIAGESARLFQQSFNNLEASNVNMMSATLPGLMENENYKKLFMAKDKDKPLAATRPVFEELKAKNRITNWNFINPEPQSTVFLRIHKPEQVGDVLTRTTFVEAVKKEDFAAGKDLGKASFALRAVHPYYYNNKLIGYMELGEAVDHFLGSMRTQTGNEYGMLIDKKFLDKNEWEKLRASSVLTGALTIFQVPAKYLAKSKKAGPFTSEHFL is encoded by the coding sequence GTGGTCAATGCTTCTTATCAGAAAAACGTTCAACTTATTGCTGGAGAATCCGCCAGGTTATTCCAGCAATCCTTTAACAACCTTGAGGCGAGCAATGTCAATATGATGTCGGCCACGCTGCCGGGCCTCATGGAAAACGAAAACTATAAAAAGCTCTTTATGGCAAAAGACAAGGACAAGCCGCTTGCAGCTACGCGTCCGGTATTTGAAGAGCTTAAGGCGAAAAACCGAATTACCAACTGGAATTTTATAAATCCGGAGCCCCAAAGCACGGTTTTCTTGCGGATACATAAGCCGGAGCAAGTAGGCGATGTTTTAACGCGGACCACCTTTGTAGAGGCGGTCAAGAAAGAAGACTTTGCCGCAGGCAAAGACCTCGGTAAGGCGTCGTTTGCCTTGCGCGCGGTTCATCCTTATTACTACAACAACAAGCTCATCGGGTATATGGAGCTGGGTGAAGCGGTCGATCACTTTTTAGGGTCTATGCGCACACAGACCGGCAACGAGTACGGAATGCTCATCGATAAGAAGTTCCTCGATAAAAACGAGTGGGAAAAGCTGCGGGCATCGTCCGTTTTGACGGGAGCATTAACAATATTCCAAGTGCCGGCAAAGTACTTGGCAAAATCCAAAAAGGCGGGTCCGTTTACGTCAGAGCACTTTTTGTAA